TCTGAAGTCTGTAGGACAGGCTGGCAGGCTAGAACTCTTAGGCAGGAATTCTCCAGTCTTGAAGTAGAATGTCTTCTCCTTCAGTGAAACTTCAATTTTGCTCTTAAGGCTTCTCAACTGAATGgatgtgctcactcagttgtgtccggctctttgcgaccccctggactgtagcctaccaggctcctctgtccgtgagatttcctatgcaagaatactggagtgggttgccatttcctgctctaggggatcttcccgactcaggaatcaaagctgtgcctcctaaattggcaggtggattctttaccactatgccacctgggaagcctcctgaATGAATGAGACCCACATTATCAAGGAAAGTCTAGTTTTCTTCAAGTCACCTGATCTAAGATGCTACTGTCTATGAAGTATCTTCACTGGCAGCATCTAGATTTGTGTGTGAATCACTGCATGCTACAGCCtcgccaagttgacacataaccAGTTTGACACCAACCATCACACCAGGCCTTGTACCTAACTTCCTCCCTTAGCTTGCCTAGCCAATGAAGCAGGAATGCTCTTAATTCTTCCAACTTGATGTTGCTTCAGTCAGTAAACTTCTGAGTCCTTATTACCTGAACTACAACAGTGGCCCCCAAGCTATCTCCTGCTATTAATAATCTCGTGAAATGTGTttgtctttttaatgtatttattaaagtatattttatatagtgtCCTGAATACAGTAACTGTTGCAGTTGCTTCTCACAAATGCAGTTTTTACCCTAGGAAAGCACCGAGCAGCTGCAGCTCCTCCGTTTTTAGAATATTCTTTGGCCCTGCTGCTACTCCTCGGTCCAGAGCCTGCGGGCTTTCGGAGATGCGCAGCCTCGCGTCCTCTCCCACCGCCCCAACGCCGGCACCGTCTGGGTTAGGGGCTAGCAGTGATCGGCCTAGGGGAGGCGGAGCCGAcgggaactacatttcccaggctACTGCGCGGCCCTGGACTTCATGTCCCAGCAGCTCCCGGGGCGGCCCTCGAGGACTCCACTTCCCAGAGTGCCGCGGGAGGGCCGACCTGGTCCTGCCCACTCCACCTGGCCCCGGCGCGTGGCTGGGCACTCAGCCGGCGCCGGAAGCGGCTCTGCGGGCAGGTGGGCAGGTGGGTAAGAAGGCTAGGGGCGCTGTGGCATGGCGATCTGGGTCCTGGACCTTGGGTGCCCCGTGACAATCAGAAATGTCTGAAGGGTGCCGGGAACTGGGGGCGTGGGAGGGACCAGGAAGCACGGAAGGGGGCCCAACTGCACTGTGCGAATGGGCTCAGAGGTGGGTCCAGGGGTGGAGGGCTTGGGAAGCGCCTGGGGAAACGTGGGAGGGGCCCGGCCGCGGTAGCGTCTACCCCAGGGCCTGCTGCTACACTGCCCGTGCCATCAGGAGCAGCAGAATGTCCGGGAAGGGCCCCCTCTGGTCCGGGCTGCCCGTCGGGCTCTGCATCGGGGAGTTCAAAGTCCTCCGGTAGCTGCCCGAGCAGATTTCCAGCCCCCAGGATAGGTTCCTACGAGGTGGTGGCACCCTGAAGCCTGTCCATTTCTCCAGGTAGCCAGAAGCTCTGCCTGCCCAGAAGGAACCAAGCTTTCCAAAGCTAGCTGGAGTGGGCACTGGGCTGCAAACACAGCCGCCGCCCCTTCCCGCAGTCAGTAGCATATGGACTTTGGCCAGAAAGCCCCAGACCCAAAGTTGGCTGCCTCCCTTCTTGTGAGCCAGAGAGGAGCCAAATATTCTCTTTCTTGGCCCAGTGGGGGTCAGGGTTGGGCCCACAGGGCAGAGCCTGGTTCTCTGGGCTGAGTGGTAGGCACAGGGCTCCCTGGGGAACAGAGCTGAGGGGAGCGGATGGCTCAGGCTAGCTGGGTCTGCCTGGTCCCCAGCAGGCAGTCTCCCTGGCCTAGTGACCTCATACTGTGCCCCAGTGCTAGGGGCAGTGACCCTGGGCTGGGGCAGCTCAGGGGAGTGGGGTTCTGTGGGATGGGAGCAATGGCCTCAGCCTCACACCATTTGGCCCTACAGGTGTAGCCACCATGGGTGATCCTCGGGGGACCAGGCGGATCCTAGTGACTGGGGGCTCAGGGCTGGTGGGCAGAGCCATCCAGAAGGTGGTAGAAGATGGGGCCAGGCTGCCCGGAGAGGACTGGGTGTTTGTCTCCTCCAAGGATGCCGATCTCACGTGAGTCCGCCCATCCCTGGAGCACCCCCTACTGTGCCCTCTCCAGACTGAGTGCTCCGGGCCAGCCCTGTCCCTGGCGGGGCCTCGCATCCGGGCCCTCCCTGCCAGGTGGCTGGCCTGGCCGGGGTGTGCACAGCTTTGCTCCTGGGCAaacttcctcctttctcttcctggaaGCCCACACTCTCCTACCTGCCAGGGCCTGGCCTGGCCACTTTCCCTTTTGGCAGCCCCTCCCACCTTTGACCCTGCCTGGCTCCTGCCCCCAGTGCCTTGAGCCAAGACGCTCGTTCCCTTGGGCTTCCAAGCAGCCCCTGATGGCCTGGCTTCCCCACAGGGATGCTGCACAGACCCGAGCGCTGTTTCAACAGGTCCAGCCCACACACGTCATCCATCTTGCTGCAATGGTGGGGGGCCTGTTCCGGAATATCAAATACAATTTGGACTTCTGGGTAAGGGAGAGCCCCAGTGAGCACTGGGAGCCAGGATCCTGGATTTTGGGGACTTTTTGGCCAGCTTCCCAAGTTCTTGTTCTGGCCTCACGAAGCTCCTGAGGGTCAGGGCTTGGCCCAGCCGGGGGGGCAGCCCTGAGGGCCCCCAGTGCCCTACACTTGGGCTGTAGGCAGAGGGGCACACAGGTAGGCTGGGGGACATTTGGCCCAATAGGG
Above is a window of Bos javanicus breed banteng chromosome 14, ARS-OSU_banteng_1.0, whole genome shotgun sequence DNA encoding:
- the GFUS gene encoding GDP-L-fucose synthase isoform X2 codes for the protein MYLLKYILYSVLNTVTVAVASHKCSFYPRKAPSSCSSSVFRIFFGPAATPRSRACGLSEMRSLASSPTAPTPAPSGLGASSDRPRGGGADGNYISQATARPWTSCPSSSRGGPRGLHFPECRGRADLVLPTPPGPGAWLGTQPAPEAALRAGVATMGDPRGTRRILVTGGSGLVGRAIQKVVEDGARLPGEDWVFVSSKDADLTDAAQTRALFQQVQPTHVIHLAAMVGGLFRNIKYNLDFWRKNIHINDNVLHSAFEVGVRKVVSCLSTCIFPDKTTYPIDETMIHNGPPHSSNFGYSYAKRMIDVQNRAYFQQHGCTFTAVIPTNVFGPHDNFSIEDGHVLPGLIHKVHLAKSSGSALTVWGTGRPRRQFIYSLDLARLFIWALREYDEVEPIILSVGEEDEVSVQEAAEAVVEAMDFHGEVTFDTTKSDGQFKKTASNAKLRAYLPDFRFTPFKQAVKETCAWFTDNYEQARK